In Atribacterota bacterium, the DNA window CGTGTAAATACTATAATTAGAAGAAGATAAAAATGAATGAACGGGAACGTTTTTTAACCACAATGAAACATCAGCTTCCGGACCGGATACCTACTGTAATAGATGCTCGATCGGAAGTTCAGAATGCTTTAAAAAAGCATTATAGTGTTGAATCATATCAGGAAGTACTTGATATTTTAGGGGCCGTAGATATAGATCGTTTTCCAACAGATGGTTGGATTAGGATAAATTTTCCTGATCATGATGATAAAAAGGATTCCTTAATTGAAGCAGCATGGTTGGGTGGTGGCAGGAAGTATAAAAGAATAGATGAAAGAACATTTAAAAATGATTGGGGTGTTGTTTTTAAGATTAGTGATGATGGTAAATACGCAGGATGGACTTCTGGGCCATTAGTCAATGCTAAAGATCCAGATGAAGTATTTATTCCAATAGAAGAAAATATTATTGACGATCCCGATCTTCCCAGAAAGGTCCGGGAATTAAAGAATAGAGGGATATTTGTTAAGGGCTTAATAGCTCAACCATTTAAGATTGCCTGGATGCTAAGAGGTATGGAAAACCTTTTATGTGATTATTTAATTAATAGAGCTTTTATTGAAAAATTATATGATAAACTATATAAACTCCAGGGTGAGATACTGATAAGAATGACAAAGGCTGGTATGGGTATGGTTGGTTTTGAGGGTGATATTGCAATACAGCATAGCCTCATTATGAGACCGAATATTTGGAGAGCAATTGATAAACCTAGATTGTCAGAAATAATTACATCATGTAAAGAAATCAATTCAGATATCCATATCTTTATTCATAGCGATGGGAATATAAGTGAGATTATACCTGACCTTATTGATATTAGATTTGATGTTATAGATCCAATACAACCTGAATGTATGGATCCATTTTTAATAAAAAAATTATATGGAGATAAAATTACTTTACATCGTTGTGGAAGCCTTCAGAAAACATTACCGTTTGGGAACCCGGAAGACTGCAAAAAAGAAGCTGTTCATTATATAGAATATTGCGGACAGAATGGAGGATTGGTTCTGGGAATTTCTAATACCATTAGCTATGATGTTCCAGTCGAAAATGTTGTTGCCTGGTATGAGGCGGTAAGAGATTATATACTCTAATTTGAATTATTCCTGAAGATTATAGTCTTATTTAATTTATTTAATTTTAAATAATTTTCGCTAACCACTGCTCTACTGATGATATCTTCCCATTCATTAGAAGGGGGGAGTAATTATGTTAAAGAATATACCTTCAATTATTTCTCCGGAGTTAATGATGGTGTTAATGGAGATGGGACACGGGGATGAGATTGTACTGGCGGATGCAAATTATCCAGCGGAGTCTGCTGACACTTTAACCGTAAGAGCTGATGGTCATAGTATTCCAGAGTTGTTAGAGGCAATTTTATTTTTTCTACCTCTGGATCAATATGAAGCTTATAATGTATTTTATATGGATACTGATAAGGGAGCCAAGCCCCAGATATGGCAGTTTTACGAAAATATTTTTAAGGCATCAAAAGATAATTATAGTATTAAAACTCTGGA includes these proteins:
- a CDS encoding uroporphyrinogen decarboxylase family protein; the encoded protein is MNERERFLTTMKHQLPDRIPTVIDARSEVQNALKKHYSVESYQEVLDILGAVDIDRFPTDGWIRINFPDHDDKKDSLIEAAWLGGGRKYKRIDERTFKNDWGVVFKISDDGKYAGWTSGPLVNAKDPDEVFIPIEENIIDDPDLPRKVRELKNRGIFVKGLIAQPFKIAWMLRGMENLLCDYLINRAFIEKLYDKLYKLQGEILIRMTKAGMGMVGFEGDIAIQHSLIMRPNIWRAIDKPRLSEIITSCKEINSDIHIFIHSDGNISEIIPDLIDIRFDVIDPIQPECMDPFLIKKLYGDKITLHRCGSLQKTLPFGNPEDCKKEAVHYIEYCGQNGGLVLGISNTISYDVPVENVVAWYEAVRDYIL
- a CDS encoding RbsD/FucU domain-containing protein — encoded protein: MLKNIPSIISPELMMVLMEMGHGDEIVLADANYPAESADTLTVRADGHSIPELLEAILFFLPLDQYEAYNVFYMDTDKGAKPQIWQFYENIFKASKDNYSIKTL